In Saccharothrix violaceirubra, the following are encoded in one genomic region:
- the trpS gene encoding tryptophan--tRNA ligase: MTSVSAPTEAPRPRVLSGIQPTAASFHLGNYLGALRQWVALQETHDAFYFIADLHAITVEQDPKVLRHNTRVSAAQLLALGLDPDRSTLFVQSQVPEHAQLSWLMQCLTGFGEASRMTQFKDKSARQESQVGVGLFTYPIMQAADILLYQAHYVPVGEDQRQHLELTRDLATRFNSRYGKTFRLPEPYIVKDTAKIFDLQDPTSKMSKSVPAGVVELLEDPKRSAKKIRSAVTDTGREIVYDPADKAGVSNLLVIYSALTGRTVDALVEDYAGKGYGDLKKDLGEVFTEFVTPVQESVAAYLADPAELDKILARSAERAREVAGKTLARAYDKMGFLPTGG, from the coding sequence ATGACGTCCGTGTCCGCACCCACTGAGGCGCCCCGCCCCCGCGTCCTGTCCGGCATCCAGCCGACGGCCGCGTCGTTCCACCTCGGCAACTACCTGGGCGCCCTCCGGCAGTGGGTCGCGTTGCAGGAGACGCACGACGCGTTCTACTTCATCGCCGACCTGCACGCGATCACCGTCGAACAGGACCCCAAGGTCCTGCGGCACAACACGCGTGTGTCGGCGGCGCAGCTGCTCGCCCTGGGCCTCGACCCGGACCGCTCGACGCTGTTCGTCCAGTCCCAGGTCCCCGAGCACGCCCAGCTGAGCTGGCTCATGCAGTGCCTGACCGGGTTCGGCGAGGCGTCGCGCATGACGCAGTTCAAGGACAAGTCGGCCCGCCAGGAGTCCCAGGTCGGCGTCGGCCTGTTCACGTACCCGATCATGCAGGCCGCCGACATCCTCCTCTACCAGGCGCACTACGTGCCGGTGGGCGAGGACCAGCGCCAGCACCTCGAACTCACCCGCGACCTGGCCACGCGGTTCAACTCGCGCTACGGCAAGACCTTCCGGCTGCCCGAGCCGTACATCGTCAAGGACACGGCCAAGATCTTCGACCTCCAGGACCCGACGTCGAAGATGTCGAAGTCCGTCCCGGCGGGTGTCGTCGAACTGCTCGAGGACCCGAAGCGTTCGGCCAAGAAGATCCGGTCGGCGGTCACGGACACCGGCCGCGAGATCGTCTACGACCCGGCGGACAAGGCCGGCGTCAGCAACCTGCTGGTCATCTACTCGGCGCTCACCGGCCGCACGGTGGACGCGCTGGTCGAGGACTACGCCGGCAAGGGCTACGGCGACCTGAAGAAGGACCTCGGCGAGGTGTTCACCGAGTTCGTCACGCCCGTCCAGGAGTCCGTCGCGGCCTACCTCGCCGACCCGGCCGAGCTGGACAAGATCCTCGCCCGGTCGGCGGAACGGGCACGCGAGGTCGCCGGGAAGACGCTCGCCCGCGCCTACGACAAGATGGGCTTCCTGCCGACTGGCGGTTGA